In Pseudobdellovibrionaceae bacterium, the following proteins share a genomic window:
- a CDS encoding MoxR family ATPase, which produces MQVDILALNEAIKQESKFVERVMTEVGKVIVGQKEMVESIIMGLLTGGHVLLEGVPGLAKTLVISSIGRATSLQFQRIQFTPDLLPTDLIGTMIFNIKTNEFVPKKGPIFTNVVLADEINRAPAKVQSALLEAMAEKQVTIGDETYPLEKPFLVLATQNPLEQEGTYPLPEAQLDRFMFKVIVTYPKKEEEAEILERMATDHTPQVEPVISREDLMRAKERVDAIYIDDKLKAYIVDLVMATRKPSEYGLGHIANLLAVGGSPRATINLTRSGKAHAFLRGRGFVTAEDIKAVVFNVLRHRLILTYEAEAEEISADEVIKELVSHIEVP; this is translated from the coding sequence GTGCAGGTAGACATTCTTGCTCTAAACGAAGCGATAAAACAGGAGAGCAAATTCGTGGAACGTGTGATGACCGAAGTGGGAAAGGTCATCGTCGGTCAAAAGGAAATGGTGGAATCGATCATCATGGGTCTTCTCACCGGGGGCCATGTGTTGCTTGAAGGTGTGCCCGGATTGGCAAAGACATTGGTTATCTCATCGATCGGTAGGGCCACGTCGCTGCAGTTTCAGCGGATTCAGTTTACTCCGGATCTGCTGCCCACGGACCTGATAGGAACCATGATCTTCAATATTAAGACCAATGAGTTTGTTCCCAAGAAGGGCCCGATTTTTACTAATGTGGTTTTGGCCGACGAAATTAACCGCGCTCCAGCCAAGGTGCAAAGTGCCTTGCTTGAGGCGATGGCGGAAAAGCAGGTGACGATTGGCGATGAAACCTATCCTCTGGAAAAACCTTTTTTGGTTTTAGCCACTCAGAACCCTCTTGAGCAAGAGGGAACCTATCCTTTGCCAGAAGCTCAGTTGGATCGTTTCATGTTTAAGGTGATTGTTACTTACCCTAAAAAAGAAGAAGAAGCTGAAATCTTGGAACGAATGGCAACCGATCACACTCCGCAGGTTGAACCAGTTATCAGCCGTGAAGACCTTATGCGGGCCAAAGAGAGAGTCGATGCCATTTACATCGACGACAAACTCAAGGCCTATATTGTGGACTTGGTCATGGCCACGCGCAAACCATCGGAGTATGGACTTGGTCACATCGCCAACCTCTTGGCCGTTGGCGGATCACCTCGTGCCACCATCAACCTGACACGGTCAGGGAAGGCCCACGCTTTTCTGCGCGGACGTGGGTTCGTCACTGCGGAGGACATCAAGGCTGTTGTCTTTAATGTTTTGCGCCATCGTCTGATCCTCACATACGAGGCTGAAGCTGAAGAAATCAGTGCCGATGAGGTGATTAAGGAGTTGGTCAGCCACATCGAGGTGCCTTAG
- a CDS encoding DUF58 domain-containing protein, with product MSLPPEILKKVKLLEISTRRLVNNLFAGEYHSAFRGQGMTFSEFREYVPGDDIRAIAWPVTARTGKPHIKKFDEEREMTVMLAVDVSGSCDFGTKEYCKGEIVTHLAALLSFSAAKNKDPVGLLLFSDQVEHYVPPKKGRGQIHRIIRDLYYFKPKSHGTKIKPALEYLQGVLKKRSHIFVFSDFMDEGYEGPLRMLGRKHDTVAVVVGDPAEQEIPAMGVVDFHDAETGEIFTVDTSSPQFRRMLEQVSKKQFEERENALRRSRVDRIDISAGEDIVEPLIGFFKRRSRR from the coding sequence TTGAGTTTGCCACCGGAGATTCTCAAAAAGGTTAAGTTGCTTGAAATCAGTACGCGTCGACTGGTGAATAACCTATTTGCCGGTGAGTATCACTCAGCTTTTCGCGGTCAAGGGATGACCTTCTCGGAATTCCGTGAGTATGTCCCCGGTGACGATATTCGGGCAATCGCCTGGCCAGTGACGGCGCGAACAGGAAAGCCCCACATCAAAAAGTTTGACGAAGAGCGGGAAATGACCGTGATGCTGGCTGTGGACGTGAGTGGTTCCTGCGACTTTGGTACAAAAGAGTACTGCAAGGGGGAGATCGTTACCCATTTGGCTGCCCTACTGAGTTTTAGTGCTGCGAAAAACAAAGACCCTGTTGGGTTGTTGTTGTTCAGTGACCAAGTGGAACATTACGTGCCACCTAAAAAGGGTCGCGGACAGATTCATCGCATTATTCGCGATCTTTATTACTTCAAGCCCAAATCGCATGGGACTAAGATCAAGCCTGCGTTGGAGTACCTACAAGGGGTGCTGAAGAAACGTTCACACATCTTTGTCTTTAGCGATTTTATGGATGAGGGTTATGAGGGACCCTTGCGTATGTTGGGTCGCAAACACGATACAGTTGCCGTAGTCGTAGGGGATCCCGCTGAACAGGAAATTCCCGCCATGGGGGTGGTGGACTTCCATGATGCCGAGACAGGAGAGATTTTTACGGTAGACACCTCATCTCCTCAGTTTCGTCGGATGTTGGAACAAGTCTCCAAGAAACAGTTTGAAGAACGGGAAAATGCTCTCCGTCGTAGCCGGGTGGACCGTATTGACATCAGTGCAGGTGAGGACATCGTCGAGCCACTCATTGGATTTTTTAAGAGGAGGAGCCGTCGTTGA
- a CDS encoding VWA domain-containing protein, protein MTWASLWAFWLLIPFVGLLLWKLANRRKQRPSIQFSSVALLKQAGQTIRSRLVVIPFLLKVAGLILVIVALARPQRADTKIKRNVEGIDIVVSLDISDSMLIEDMKPENRLESSKQVIRNFVQGRVSDRIGLVVFSGESYTRVPLTLDYPLLLSNLAAVQTSRNIKMGTAIGVALANAVARLKESTAKSRVVIFLTDGENNSGTIDPITALEIAKGFSVKIYSIGMGRDGQAQLPIYLDNGRGGKIKRYRPIHSKINEELLGRMASETGGKYYRAVDSRALENVFRDIDRLEKTKIEVNQYTRYAELYPPYLQWGLLALILSAFLGRSVLRRGP, encoded by the coding sequence ATGACCTGGGCTTCCTTGTGGGCATTTTGGCTACTGATTCCGTTTGTTGGGCTCTTGTTGTGGAAGTTGGCCAACCGACGCAAACAGAGACCATCTATTCAATTTAGTTCAGTGGCACTTCTCAAACAGGCGGGGCAAACGATTAGGTCGCGTTTGGTTGTCATTCCATTCTTGCTTAAAGTTGCGGGACTCATACTTGTCATTGTTGCTTTGGCTCGTCCGCAAAGGGCAGACACCAAGATAAAACGCAACGTCGAAGGTATCGATATTGTCGTTTCCCTCGACATTTCTGATAGTATGTTAATCGAGGACATGAAGCCTGAAAACCGACTGGAGTCCTCAAAACAAGTGATTCGTAACTTCGTGCAAGGGAGGGTCTCTGACCGAATTGGCCTGGTGGTTTTTTCTGGCGAATCCTACACCCGCGTCCCTTTGACACTGGATTATCCACTTCTGTTGAGCAATTTGGCTGCGGTGCAGACCTCGCGCAACATTAAGATGGGTACGGCCATTGGTGTGGCTTTGGCAAATGCAGTGGCGAGACTCAAAGAGTCGACGGCTAAATCTCGGGTGGTGATTTTTCTTACCGACGGGGAAAACAACAGCGGCACTATTGACCCCATTACTGCATTGGAGATTGCCAAGGGATTTAGTGTTAAAATCTACAGCATTGGCATGGGTAGAGACGGTCAGGCACAGCTGCCGATCTATCTGGATAACGGTCGCGGTGGTAAAATAAAACGTTACCGACCCATTCACAGCAAGATCAACGAGGAATTGCTTGGCCGAATGGCTTCTGAGACTGGGGGCAAATACTACCGAGCGGTGGACAGCCGTGCCTTGGAAAATGTCTTCCGTGATATTGACCGCTTGGAGAAGACAAAGATTGAGGTGAACCAGTACACTCGTTATGCCGAGCTTTATCCCCCATATCTTCAGTGGGGTTTGCTGGCACTGATACTCTCAGCCTTTTTGGGAAGATCAGTTCTTCGG